The DNA segment aatgtagcgaccctacccggatccactacctaatcagagataaggcataattaagcatgcattaaaataaatcgctgcggaaaacttaaataaaagaataccggcaaaatacaaccggataaataaattcgattatacaacccaatcgaataaataaaccctaaaggcaaaacctacagctaatctcgttgtcttcactggtcactggccaatccaagctcctggtgctccaccctgcacctacacctgccccgtcaaatggggtgtccagatacacagaaaagactggacgtgagctctaagctcaatatgaaagcactgggtaaaacatacaaatatgatgcctgcaaatgatagggtatccatatctgggataactgtatacaactgctcagtaatggcgcctaggacatgaatGGTACAACCCaaggagcaaaccctgtgtacactgctcattcctataggacgtggactgtgtccccagatgctaatcacccatgacccgtcagtcactgggcactagacatcacccgtccagacagggctgagcggccctacatggctcatctcacaagatggacaggcacaatatgatatgcacatgctgcataataatatgacacacaaatgcaacatataagcatgcaaaacccgctggctatctcagtctgtacttacgtaccttactacaggcagtcctagcaatcctactctaggttcccaacctatcatcaactctacaatgtaaatatccatgcatcattatttaagctctaaaagccttaactaagctattgcatactcctaaataatttaaggagaccatagctatacctgcgtccgtcgtcagcccgctgatgacaattgtctcaaaactaggccacagctccgctacgacgcctggatcgctatgccacttccggattcctcattggatgcctagatctccctagatctgagttagaaggcttaggaatcagagagaagagagggaaaggtgaacttgaaaatgaaatctcggccccctatttatagacaatgttcggaacctccgataccatcttcggagcgtccgatcgcccaatattacgtcagccatgatgtcactttgctgacatcagcgatgacacgtgccctggtcctgatcggaacgtccgatctcaccgacagagcttccgatcctgacttcggatcctccaatcctgttcggaaccttctgacttggttcggagcttccgaaccctccggaccttcgggaccttcccggctattttgagtgtcctggatccatttctggactccgttaagcctttatgaatttccttaattacgttttacttaatccaacattatgacacgattaatatactcattaatcgctaattatggatacgggtcactacagaccTTATGCTTGACACCATATTTTTTTAAGAGTTTTTCAAAAAGTTTATTGAAAAAGTGAGTGCCACCATCACTAATGATTGCACGGGGTGTACCAAaccgattaaaaatatttttcttcaaaaatttcagtacAACCTGTGCATCATTTGTCGCATAAGCTTCAACCTctacccattttgaaacataatcgactgcgacaagaatgtattttttttgtcatagaaattggaaatggtcccatgaagtcgattccCCATGcatcaaatatctcacactcaatgatattatttaaaggCATTTCATTTCGGTTTGAGATATTACCTGTCCGTTGACATCTATCACAAGATAATACAAACAAGCGTGCATCCTTAAAGAGATTGGGCCAATAGATCATAGGTGtcacataaaaaaaatcatcaaggttcaagaaactatcaagtttcacagacacctattgccgtgcaatggtccaacagacaccaACTCGTCTAATACATCATTACAGTTCACTGGTCAAACATGTGTGCAAAAGATTATTCACAACTCAACCTcaagtttctcatatccaatcaagagcaaattttcacaaaaaaaaaacattttctcACAATCTCTTCATAGGCTATCAATTTCCATCCTACTTATGTAACACGACAAATACTAACAAATTAACAAATGATACggaacgaactatatgcaaatacacaacaaaacaaatgtagaacaaaatgacaaacaacGAATGAAactccccccacacttaaccaaagcattgccctcaatgctctagcactaacaacacaaatgcaaacacaagatgaaaatgaaagcgaaaaaaaacaaaacaaaacaatactcccctggtttaagtgTTGACATTTCCCTCTTTGATATCTGGCTGAATAACGGAAGATTCCTATTGAAACTTTGGACTGCAGATGGGGCGGCTAGGTTCTgacaaacaaagaaaataaaacaaaaaacaaaacaaacaaaaacgaaataaaggaaaaatacactgggttgcctcccagccagcgcttgattttcagtcgtcggcttgactctcagaagcactgctcaaagagcggctgacgcccaaagtaagtgtcatatgacaccacaaatgggtcttggttccatatgccctcaagcttggctagatgtaaacagattaagctcgtcacctcaacaacactctgaagctggtaaacatgggaagagaatatCTCTACTGGATCTCGGAAGCCAAAATCCTTTGAAACAGGTACTGATGGAAGGACAGGATattggggatgtgtgtatgataatactatcgatgagctccTATCGATAGATTCTTGAACCGCGTCATCCTCACACTTTTCTGACATATTTCCATCAACCAATATTTCTTCCAGTACATCTTCCGGCTGAGggtcaataagaagagaagactcaagcacctctaaatcttcagcaggaattgattcgcactcccaatcctggttctctgagtcatcatcatcaaaccaaattgggttggtcactgcttgagtatcttgcttcacctCCTGTTCGCTGTGTCCCTGGAGAATTGACCTCTTGAGATTCTCTATGTGCTCCGCAAGGTCGCATCTAGACTTCTTCATATCTTTTATAGTTTTctcagtcgatgccacaagcttgctcattaTATCCTCCAGCGGATGTAAGACCCCTTGATCACAACTTCCCACCTCCTgttgaagctcgaatggttggtctgtaaaatctggGTATTGAAAGTGTGAATACTGGTAatagtcaaattctgccatatcatccaTCAGGTATCTAATGGTCTCATAATCTCGgcaaaaaattgaaataccggctgtgaaagctccatcaattacctatcttcttgtcactgcatccaaaacACCAAGAAAATATGTtaggagagaatagttagaaaaatcacgATACCGGATGATGGTTgctaaatcattgaatctcttccatgctgcgtagaaaggctctctgtgttgctggataaaacttggGAATACTTGTTGATTTAacatctcgaagtattacaCCGCAATAATCCTCCTTCGCCCAAgcaaaattctttctatctctgagtcgtatggaaattcttcttcctccaaagattcacctgcacgcacgaacaaaccagagtagcactaggaggaataataaatataaaaaaaaacaaaacacaaataaattaaatgcctttccccggcaacggcgccaaaatttggtagcgcttagtcgtgtcacgcccaaattaacccaactcagattaaacaattaaacatgtagtagcgagagtagggatcgttcccacaaggaaagtgaaatttatctgtgttcttaaaattactgaaattaaataaaaaaaaaagggatttggattttaaaaaataactactaacaatttaaaacaaaataaaatacttaaaaacaagtcttggtatcagtcgactccacccttgaaattattcatttgatcatctattctctaaaaataattaattcttattgaatattcaccattggaaatttaattcctgtttcaccttaattttagttaactagacacaagcgttctaaattaacccttaccaatgaattaacccaatacaagcgatcagatttaaacccacggcagcattcaaactagtaaaactgataaatctagacaacccatacacaagcggatgaatttagcctattCAATtgttatccctacaattcctaatctcagaagcggacgattattaattgtagttgcttcacaaatcagaggtttcaaacaattacggatttgaattccaatttaacagtagattgtatagaaatcacaggcctataatctcacacacaagcatggcaatcaattcagaataactcttgatacgcaatttgaattaaacaaatacaaactgaatctcacaaattaaataaaatcaagggtttcgtcttccttcaaccaagaacaaaaactaaaagattaaaatctaagaacaagaaagaaagAACCAAGCCGCCAGAAGATTTCTCTCTGTCTTCGGCCGTCCAAGTCTGCGTCATTCCCTCTGATCCCTTCTATTGTgtcttttaaatctcttttatatgtcctcgaatCCCGTCAAAGAAAGTCCGACAAATCGAGTGTTTTAAAGTTACAAAAATCAGCCAATTTCTCGCACAGAGCAGTGCGGGCGCGCCTACAAATCGGGAGGGCGCGCCTTAGCTTcgtattttcacttcttttcacatccagggacggcgcgggcgcgcctataaATCGGGAGGGCGCGCCTTAGCTTCGCATGTGTTATTCTGCAGCGAGCGACAAtttccaaaaaatcatatctcacaatctaaccgtcggattgagctgaaatttggacatttgctttaaaacatcttgaattaattctgaacggtagagatcggatttgaaattttataaaattaaatataattttcagatcattgatgctccgtaattcattctcgcgcaaaagcttttccatcttttcctcgacaaaaagatatgtcctatacaataaacacgggagcgcgtaatgtagacatgatgcatgaaatacaaactaaaacttaattaaaacaaatgaatgcatgcaaaaacgacaatgaaatgatatgaaaatatgcaacacaaacatgaatATCACTCAGAGATAAGTGCAGCTTCTAATGGTTCCTGAAAAGTATCCTGCACATAATCAAATAATAGTGAGTCCACTACATCCAGTTGAAAACATTCTTCATTAttctgagaaaattttaaagcattAAAAACGTCAAACGAAATTTTCTCTTCTCCAACTCTTAACAGCAACTCTCCCTTCTAGACATCTATTAATGCCTTTCCTGTCGCCAGGAAGGGTCTACCCAATATGAGTGGCATGTCcaaatcctcttccatatctaaCACCATGAAGTCCAcggggaagatgaatttgtccACTTTTACAAGAACGTCCTCGATTATCCCCCGTGGATATTTGATGGACCTGTCTGCCAGTTGTAACGACATTCTGGTGGACTTTGGTTCTCCCAAGCTCAATTTCCTAAACACAGAGTAAGGCATTAGATTTATACTAGCACCCAAATCACATAAAGCTTTATGAAATTGAATATCATTAATCACAcaagggatagagaaactccctggatctttttgCTTTAATGGGATTTTATTTTGCACCAGTGCTGAGCAATTCTCAGTCAGACTAATCATTGCATGCTCCTCCAGTTTCCTCTTGTTGGAGAGGATCTCTTTCAAGAACTTTGCATAACTTGGCATTTGCATCAGTGCATCGGCAAAGGGAATATTAatattcaatttcttgaatACTTCTAGGAATTTTCCAAACTGAGAATCTAGTTTTGCCTTCTTCAGGGCTGCAGGAAAAGGTGGTGGCACAACAATTTTTGCTTGTGAAGTGGGTGAAAGTGTTGGGATAGATGACTTACCTGCAATTCTTGTTGATGTAGCCAATTCTAGCTCTGTCTCGACCTGTGGTGCAGGCTCTACTGTCTTCCCACTCCTCAGTTCAATTTCTTTTACCTGCTCCTTCGGATTCTTCTCCGTGTCACTTGGCAAGGTACCCTGATCTCTGCCGGAAATTGTTTTGGCCAATTTCCTTATCTGATTCTCCAGATTCTTTATCGAAGCATCTTGATTCTGCATTCGGGTTTCagtagatgatatgaattgctGCATCATCTGCTCTAAACTCGATTTCCCTTCTTGAGGTTGTCTGCTGTAGTTCTGATTCTCATATGGCTTATTGTTCTGTCCACTCCACGAGAAATTTGGATGCTATCTCCACCCTGGATTATAGGAGTTCGATAATGGGTCATTCCTTGGGCGATTTTGATTCCCATGTGACTTGCCATAACTCCCTTTGGTTGAGAAAATGTTTGACAGTCTTTTGTGAAATGTTCTGCACCACATTTTTCACACCATACTTCTTGAACTCGCATCACAGAGTTTCCTATACTCAGTTCCTCAATTCTCTTGTTCATGACTTCAAGTTGAGCGGCCACTGATGTGAATGCATCAACCTGATGAATCCCATTAGATTTCCGGGCTGCACTCCTTTCAGATAAAGGGTGATAGCTACTAGATGTCATTTCCTCAATTAATTCATAACCATCCTCTGATGATTTTGCAGTAAATTTCCACCtgcagctgcatctaacatggtACGATTAGAGTGAGAAAGACCATAATAAAATGTTTGTACCACAAGACCGTCTGGTAATTTGTGGTGTGGGCATCTCCTCAGTAGATCTTTGTAGCGCTCCCATGCTTCATAAAATGTTTCCTGTTCTCCTTGGGAAAAAATTGTGATGTCAGTTCTTAGTTTCATTGACTTAGATGGTGGAAAGTATTTGGTGAGGAAATATTTCTCCAGATCATCTCAAGTCATGATGGAACCTGCAGGTAAATTTGTCAGCCATGCTTTCGCCTTATCTCGTAGTGAAAAAGGGAATAAACGCAAATGAATAGCGTCATCAGAAACTCCCTATATCTTGAATGTATCAcaaattttcagaaaatttgtGAGGTGCACAAAGGGTTCATCAATGACAGTCCCGCCAAATTGATGTGtgttctgaatcatttgaagaaTAGCAGGTTTTATCTCAAAGTGATTTGCCGCTACAGTTGGCCTGATGATGCTTGGTCTAGAACTTTCGATGTTTGGTAAGGCGAGATCCATCATGGATCTGTAAACTGGTTGTTCttgttcttgttcttcttctatttcttcttgttgtttccttcttcttcttctgtgaaAAGTTCTCTCGATTTCTGGATCAAAAGGCACTAGTTCTTCAGATGAGTGTCGCATGCACTGCAAGAGAATCCTGCAGTTCACAGATGGAAAAGAGtgattaaaattgtaatagataaaaaccaaataaaacaaattaaaatctcaatagtccccggcaacggcgccaaaaacttgatcgacggaatactaacacttaaatttgctctaaaaatctctcaattccagtcgaaataatcgcaagtgcacgattcaagttataataagatgtactgagtacgagtatcgtcctcaaggaccaaacaataataatttgtttctttgatttttaactacacaaagtatcaaaaaattgattttggattctATCTAACATTTAACACTAAGAactcaatataaataattataaatttcacAACCACGAAACCAATTTGCACCACTAAAAGAAATaacaatttgaaaatatttttgttggaatttcggttcaccttccccctaattgaactggacgattggaactTAATTAATGCGCATAAGTTTGACAGAAATCCCTGTAACATTGGCAGTCTCTCTCGAGGttatgccaaactaatcaaatcaatgaaacaattaaatctctctaattatttatcacgaccgattgctttgcgttctatgaattctacagctttcaacctggtggtctatggctatcaacatgtactaaataccatatctctatgcatattttaagtccatggattctatcattcgtcctaattatgaacctatctctcgacagcaattcacaatttacgaatctatgttaagggtagctaatcatcaacatagagaaaaacacatgataaaatcaattataaacataaatcaaatctcaacacgtccggtgattcaatcacactacagtgtttcggggttcggatccccttgattccaacaaaataaaagtttagctactgaacttcattacaaaattcaatctaaaaacaatgcttaacataaaaattcagaaaagatgaagagaaaaactcccaacggagaTGAGAAATCTTCAATATTCAGAGCCGCCTCCTCCTGTGTCTGTGCGTGTGTCCAACCCTCAAAATCGTTTAATAAATCCTATTTATATGGCCCAAGAGTCCTCGTCAAACCAAttacccaaaataaaatatttcccaaaattacgtgcaggcgcccgagcggtagaaaagtgccgcCCGAGCGCCTGAGCTCTGCCTCGAGGGTTTTTCTTCAAACGGAAGTGCGCGcgggcggtagaaaagtgccgcCCGAGCACCTGAGCTCTGCCTCGAGGGTTTTTCTTCAAACGAGAGTGCGCGcgggcggtagaaaagtgccgcCCGAGCGCCTTGTCTTTTTCCAGAAATATAAAGTCCTTCTCTTGCTTTCCTCACGGACGCATGCGTGCAACGCCTTCTCACTATAAATCAGCATTTCCTAGTGATTTTCTGCagtacaaataaataaaccagaggagtgactacaaacacaataaaacaaaaaaatagaaCAAGAATGGAAAGGAACAGACACAACGTAAACGAAACGAATGCAaaccaaacacaaaacatgcaaaataacGCACAAAAACGACTTCTAACAGGAACGCAGAGAACGTGCACAACACAAAGAGGCGGCTAGAGGCTTGGGAGAAAAGATTTCTATTttcattctttctttcttcctttcttcttttttctttttatttttgaattattgttttcaattattgattagattttcttcaaccaagacggcatGATTGAGCTGGACAAatctatgtagaaaacttggatgtttatttgggatttttaagatttaatttgattttattaattgttagatttatttttgtcttgtgaatagcctgatcaactgtttgcttgaaTGTTAATTGGTcctaagtcgacagaggagtgatttattttgatcactttaataatcaacacatggtaaaactgactagaaatattattcggtttcagtgtgcacTTTAGGTGaatactgaattttcacaaatatttaatgcattcaaatttgattagaattatgaaaatttaatccgtcaatatttgaatagatttgattgttctagaaatagacctttaaacaaTTTAGAAAATTCCTGTAATCTTAGATTAACTCTGAAACCCAAagcgactacatgttacatgatttgttcggtaacTGCATGTGTCTTGGTTGGCTTATTttaattagaattattattgagtTCTAGTTAATTTcattactatttattattttaaatttttattttattaaattcatactcctttctattattttgtctagattaagtaaaataataaaatcttaagaattgacaacagtctctGTGGggtcgatacttggactctctgtccactttactattaatTGACCTAGTATACTTTCTAGTAGacaccgatttaagcggtcaatCTCACTGATGGCTCAACACCATTGTAGAAAGTCTGAGTCTGCTAGCTCTGTGTcagattatgctgaggacacatAATCAACAGCTTTTTAAATCGGACCCAAGCGAAATGTAGTAAATCTCCATCTTTCTGTCTGAACGAGATAATGTCTGAAAATAGCTGTGCCATCTTGGTTggagggaaatacttgttcaaaaaatctTGAACAAGTTCCGTCCACGTCGTGTTATAACTGGCAGGAAGTTCTGTTAACCACTCAGTCGCGTCCCCTTGCAAAGAGAAGGGAAATAATCGCAGTCTCACTATATCAACTGTCACCCCGTTAAATTTGAATGTACCACAGATATGAAGGAATCGCttcagatgagcgtaggggtcttccacagtgGCGCCTCCAAATCTTGCTTGAAGTTGGATCATTTGAATAATAGCAGGCTTCAGGTCAaagttgttcgcctcaacagcatGGTGAACGATGCTAGAACCAAAACCATCGACAAAAAGCCTAATCAGATCCAACACAGTACGATTATTGTTTCCGACTGCCATCTCGATGTCTGATTTTGTATCACTTTCACGGTCCTCGTCAGATTCTGATTCAAGTACCAAGTTTACCTGTTTCTGAGATTTCCGTATGTGAAGGAGTGTACTCTCGATTTCCAAGTCAAGCGGTACGAGATCTTTGGAATGTCGAGTACGGATCATGAACGGGAATAAAGTACCTGAAATTAACAATAAGAACACGGTcagatttcaaaaaattaaatcaacaaaataaaataaaaatctagtctCAAGCGAAAGAAAAATCTTGATATCACTATCAGtccccggcaatggcgccaaaaacttgaaagAATTTTTCAGTAAATACTAGCAAGTGTACTatgtcaaattataataaacgGAATGAGTCCGGATAGTCCCATAGAGACTGACTGaagattaccaaaatataattattttcaattaatctagactaatcaaattAGAGGGAATTTATGgcatcaattaaattttaaattaacaattaaattacaaataaaataaataaaatcaaactcGCAAACAAAGATtggattttaaatttaatgaaagtaAATCGATCAAGACACACGCGGATATCgaacaaattatgcaaacacGTGGCAAAATCTAGAATCCAAATTTAATCTAAGTCACGACGAATTCACCTAATCTATTCAACAGTCTATTTCTATAACTTGTTAAACATATTCCAATATTGACAAATTAactatttctaattaattctatTAAAACTCAAACGCATTAGAaactatgagaattcagttttcacctaaaatcgtatactgaaaccgaatactatttctagtcggtttaaccatatgtcaatttttGGAGTGAGCACAATTAATTCCTAATCTTAATTTCGACTCAGAATCAATCAACAATCAAGTAAATAATTGgtcagatcattcacaagaacaaaagataaatccaacaatcaataacttgatataaatcaaaattacTAAATAACCATCCACGTgttcaacataaaattgtttCGGACCAA comes from the Henckelia pumila isolate YLH828 chromosome 1, ASM3356847v2, whole genome shotgun sequence genome and includes:
- the LOC140874182 gene encoding uncharacterized protein — its product is MIRTRHSKDLVPLDLEIESTLLHIRKSQKQVNLVLESESDEDRESDTKSDIEMAVGNNNRTVLDLIRLFVDGFGSSIVHHAVEANNFDLKPAIIQMIQLQARFGGATVEDPYAHLKRFLHICGTFKFNGVTVDIVRLRLFPFSLQGDATEWLTELPASYNTTWTELVQDFLNKCSCRWKFTAKSSEDGYELIEEMTSSSYHPLSERSAARKSNGIHQVDAFTSVAAQLEVMNKRIEELSIGNSVMRVQEVWCEKCGAEHFTKDCQTFSQPKGVMNNKPYENQNYSRQPQEGKSSLEQMMQQFISSTETRMQNQDASIKNLENQIRKLAKTISGRDQGTLPSDTEKNPKEQVKEIELRSGKTVEPAPQVETELELATSTRIAGKSSIPTLSPTSQAKIVVPPPFPAALKKAKLDSQFGKFLEVFKKLNINIPFADALMQMPSYAKFLKEILSNKRKLEEHAMISLTENCSALVQNKIPLKQKDPGSFSIPCVINDIQFHKALCDLGASINLMPYSVFRKLSLGEPKSTRMSLQLADRSIKYPRGIIEDVLVKVDKFIFPVDFMVLDMEEDLDMPLILGRPFLATGKALIDV